The Pseudomonas azotoformans genome has a segment encoding these proteins:
- the msrA gene encoding peptide-methionine (S)-S-oxide reductase MsrA produces the protein MNVFKYLPALAFAAFVGQSSAFSFSAADDAVVIAPPALDLPATSGNLQTAVFAGGCFWGVQGVFQHVQGVKNAVSGYDGGAASTAQYEAVSEGDTGHAESVSVTYDPSTVSYGKLLQIYFSVAHNPTELNRQGPDTGTQYRSAIFAQNAEQQKVAQAYIAQLDAAKSFDKPIVTQIEMGKAFYPAESYHQDFLTENPSYPYIVINDLPKVAQLKKLFPTQYSAEPVLVKNQ, from the coding sequence ATGAATGTATTCAAATACCTGCCCGCACTGGCCTTCGCCGCCTTCGTCGGCCAAAGCTCAGCCTTCTCCTTCAGCGCCGCCGACGATGCCGTTGTCATCGCGCCGCCGGCCCTCGACCTGCCTGCAACCTCAGGCAACCTGCAAACCGCCGTGTTCGCCGGTGGCTGTTTCTGGGGTGTGCAGGGGGTATTCCAACATGTGCAAGGCGTGAAAAACGCCGTCTCAGGCTACGACGGTGGGGCGGCGAGTACCGCGCAATATGAAGCGGTCAGCGAGGGCGATACCGGCCACGCCGAGTCCGTGTCCGTCACCTACGACCCAAGCACAGTCAGCTACGGCAAACTGCTGCAGATCTACTTCTCGGTCGCCCACAACCCCACCGAACTCAACCGCCAGGGCCCAGACACCGGCACCCAATACCGATCTGCAATCTTCGCGCAGAATGCCGAGCAGCAAAAAGTCGCCCAGGCCTACATCGCCCAGTTGGATGCCGCTAAATCCTTCGACAAACCCATCGTCACCCAGATCGAAATGGGCAAGGCGTTCTACCCGGCGGAGTCCTACCATCAGGACTTCCTCACCGAGAACCCGTCCTACCCCTACATCGTGATCAACGACCTGCCGAAAGTGGCGCAACTGAAAAAGCTGTTTCCGACGCAATACAGCGCCGAGCCGGTGCTGGTGAAAAACCAGTAA
- a CDS encoding nuclear transport factor 2 family protein, translated as MSELTLNTAAAHTLQRWHAMLANRDLKALPELLAPDAVFRSPMAHTPYPGAPVVSMILNTVINVFEDFTYHRELATGDGLSVVLEFSARVGDKQLKGIDLIRFNEHGQIIEFEVMVRPLSGLQALGEEMGRRLAPYLAKAKG; from the coding sequence ATGTCCGAACTCACGCTCAACACTGCAGCGGCACACACCCTGCAACGCTGGCATGCCATGTTGGCCAATCGTGACCTCAAGGCCCTGCCCGAACTGTTGGCGCCCGACGCCGTCTTCCGCTCACCTATGGCTCATACGCCCTACCCCGGCGCGCCGGTGGTGTCGATGATCCTCAATACGGTAATCAACGTCTTTGAAGACTTTACTTATCACCGTGAACTCGCTACCGGCGATGGCCTGAGTGTGGTGCTGGAATTCAGCGCACGCGTGGGCGACAAGCAGCTCAAGGGCATCGACCTGATCCGCTTCAACGAACACGGGCAGATCATTGAGTTTGAAGTGATGGTCCGCCCGTTGAGCGGGCTGCAAGCCCTGGGTGAGGAAATGGGCCGGCGCCTGGCACCTTACCTGGCCAAGGCCAAAGGCTGA